GGCGGAGGCTTCACGATCGACAATCCGAACGCCATTGCCTCATGTGGTTGCGGAACGAGTTTCCGTACTGCGAAAAAAGCAGGGACTCCTGAAAACTGCTGATGCAAGAACCCGCTTTGTGACAAAAGCGGGTTTTTTTATTTTCGTTTCTATGACGCATCTCGTGCTGAGGCATTCAACTGTTGAAAAGCTTTTGCAAAAGGGCTAATATAGAGGATAGGTGTTTACTGGATTCGGTTTTATTATTTCCGGTACATAAAATGACTTGAAGGTGGTTGCGATTGTGTTGAAAAGACCGTCAATATTAGTATTAGGTGCAGGCTATGGTGGCTTGACTACTGTAGTGAACTTGCAAAAAGAATTTGGGACAGACGCTGCGGACATTACGCTGATCAACAAAAACGAATATCATTACGAAAGCACGTGGCTTCACGAAGCGGCAGCAGGAACATTGCTTCCGGAACAAGTGCGCTACGATATCGCAGACGTCATCGATACGGGCAAAGTCAATTTTGTCCAAGCTACTGTTGAAGGCATCGACGTTGACAGCAAAAAAGTTTCGACTGACAACGGGGAATTCACTTATGATTACCTTGTGATCGGACTTGGCTTTGAAGGGGAAACATTCGGAATCGAAGGCCTTGACACATATGCATTGTCGATTGCCAACGTAAAAGCGGCGCGTTATATCCGCGAGCACATTGAATTCCAATTTGCGACTTGGTCGACTGAAGACGTGAAGAACGACAGCCGTTTGACGATCGTTGTCGGAGGAGCTGGCTTTACGGGAATCGAATTCCTTGGGGAACTTGCGAACCGTGTGCCTGAACTATGTAAAGAATATGATGTGCCACGTGAAAAAGTGCGCGTTATCTGCGTAGAGGCTGCACCGATGGTCTTGCCAGGATTCGATCCTGAATTGGTAGATTATGCTGTTGGCCATCTTCAGGCGAAAGGCATTGAGTTCTCTATCGGAACGCCTGTCGTAGAAGCGACTCCAGAAGGCGTGAAGATCAAGAAGAATGATGATGAGTTTGAATTCATCTATGCTGGCACAGTTGTTTGGGCAGCTGGTGTCCGCGGAAACCGCTTGATTGAAGAAACATCGATCGAGAGCATGCGCGCACGTATTAAAGTCGAAAAAGACATGCGTGCACCAGGCTACTCCGATGTGTTCATCGTCGGTGACTGCGCATTGATGATCAATGAAGAAACGAATCGTCCATATCCGCCAACTGCACAAATTGCGATGCAGCAAGGCGAACGCATTGCGAAAAACATTAAAGCACTTGCGGGCGAAGGGTCGACTGAAGAGTTCGTACCGGACTTGAAAGGAACTGTTTGCTCACTAGGCGATGAAGATGCAATTGGCGTCGTATTCGGCAAAAAGGTAACAGGAAAACGCGCGTCATTCATGAAGAAAATGATCGACAACCGTGCCTTGTATATGATTGGTGGACCTGGACTTGTCCTGAAAAAAGGTAAATTCAAGGTACTATAAGAACGAAAGCCTCCCAGTGCGGGAGGCTTTTTTTCACATGGCGAGAAGGAGGGACCTCTATGTCAAAAAGCAAAAGAGGAGACGTCTGGCTTGGTGCTGCCGGGCTAGTCGTAAATCAAAAGAATGAATGGCTCGTTGTCAAAAAGCGTTACGGCGGGCTACATGGCAAGTGGTCATTGCCAGCGGGATTCGTCGAAAAAGACGAAACCGTGGATCAAGCAGCCTTAAGGGAGGTTAAGGAAGAAACCGGTATTGATTGTCGCTTGCTCGGTATGATCGGCTTTCGCTCAGGTGTTATTAAGGGGAGAATTAGCGATAACATGGCAGTTTTTTTGTTGAGCCCAATTGAGGATGGTCAAGCCATTCAGGCACAGCAAGAAGAGCTGTACGAAGCTGCCTGGCGTACCCCTGCAGAGTTATCAATCGATGAAGACGCTTCAGTCATGCTGCACGAGATGGCTTCCTATATCGTTGAAGAGGGCTTCGAGCCGATAGAAGATGTCGACCCTGGACATATCTTTGGTTATACCGACTACAAATTATTTTTCCGACATAAATAGCCTTGAACTAATTAACAGATTATTTTGAAATAATAAGAAAAAAGAAGTATAGAAGAGAATAAATGAGAAAAAGGCGTTTGTATCCGTTTACAAATAGCCTTTTTCATTTGCGGCCTTTTGCGATACGTGATATATTACCAATTATCAGAATATTAAAAACAACAGAGGAGGTGTTTCGTATGACAGTCTTCAAGAAAAGAGCAACTAGCAACCATTGCCCTTACTGCGCGGGCCAAGGATATTTCCAATTGCGATTGGGCGGCTCCGAAACGTGCTCCTGCTGTTCAGGATCTGGAAAAAACAAATAAACTATGAACACACAAAAGAGCAGCTATGCAGCTGCTCTTTTTTCATGGACTGCGCTCTTCTGTGACAAAGTCATGAATACTGTTCCTCCACATTGAAAGGGGCTTGGGTTTCGGGTAAACTGAGGAAAGGAATAACGGAGGTTAGAGTCCATGAACAGTTCATTTACTATTGTCCAATTGATCATTTCCATCTTACTTTTTTATGTAATGTTTTTCGGCATCGGCTTTCTGTTGAACATGCTGCTGCGTATGACGTGGCTCATGGCAGTTGTCTATCCGGTTGTCATTTTGCTCGTAATAGACGATGTCGGTGTGTTTGATTATTTTACGGCTCCAGGCGAATCCTTTGCCATGCTCGGAGATACAATCCGTTCGTTGACGGGCAGCGATATTGCGGTCCTGACAGCCGGTTTTCTCGGGGCAGTTACTTCGGGATTTGTCATGAAAATATTGCGCAAGATGGGGTATCAAATGTTTTGAGCCCGATTATCAAAAAAGCCGGTCCGCAAATTTGCGGGCCGGCTTTTTTTTAGAGCATGCTATAGAAGACGACGGACAGCGCAATTCCTGTCAGTGCCCCCATGAACACTTCACTCGGTTTGTGGCCGAGCAGCGTCTTGAGTTCCTCTATTTTCTCTTCCTCTTTTTTGGATGGCCATTTGCGGGTTTCTTCCATAAAGTTATTCAAATCCTGGCGCAAGCGATTGATGGTCAATGCCTGTTGCCCGGCCTGAAAACGAACCCCTGTCGCATCATACATGGTGATGACCGCGAAAAGGGCGGATACCGCGAAGACAGTCGACGAAATGCCTGCCTCATAGGCGACTGCTGTCGTCAATGAGGTCACGGCAGCAGAATGTGAACTCGGCATTCCGCCGGTCGATGTGAAAAGCCCCCAATTCAATTCTCGTGTAACTGCATATTGAATGGGAATTTTAACGAATTGGGCGAAAAAAATCGCAAACAACGCGATCATTAATGGCGTATTTGATAAGAGTTCCATTTGGCCAACAGCCCCTTCCACATAAATTCCGTACAGAAAGTATATCATATGCCTGTCCTGGCACGCGCTTCATGCCACTATTCCGGAAGCCGAAGGAATGATACACTGAAGATGCAGCTAAAAGGAGGATACCTATGGAAATCAATGTATTGAAATCAACTGAACACAACGAAGCCGAAATTTTGATTGTCGGCTTAAGCCGTCACCCTGAAAATGCGGAGGGCTGGAAAGAATTAGAGAAGCGCTTTGATGGCCGATTGGCACAATGGATCAAAGCCGGCTTGTCATTCGATTCGAACTCGCTGAGCATTTACCCGACCTTGACAGGCGACATCCCGCGTGTGTTATTTGTCGGCATCGGCGACCGGAAAAAATTGACCGCAGACGATTTGCGCCGTTCTTTTGGCATCGCAGGCAAGCGGCTCGTCAAAGAAAAAATTCGCCATGCCGCCATCTACACCGCTTCTTTCGAAAATGGGGAAGTGAACGGGGAACAAGTCGCGCATGCTGCGGCTGAAGGTATTCAAATGGGCGCTTACCGATTTGCCGATTACAAAACCAATTCCAATGAAGTAGATCATCGACTTGAATCACTGAGCTTTTTGACGGATCAGTCGGTAGATGCGATCCGCCAGGCAGCATTTGTCGGAACAGTTCATGCAGAGGCCGTCAACGAAGCAAGAACGCTCGTCAATATGCCGGCTAATATTCTGACGGCAACGGCAATGGCTGATTACGCACGAGATCTCGGTGAGACTTACGGTTTTGAAACAGAAATTCTTGGCGGCAGCGAAATCGAAGAGCTTGGAATGGGCGCACTTTTGGCCGTCAACCAAGGTTCTGTTGAAGAGCCGCGACTGATCGTCATGAAATACAAAGCGACAGATAAGTTTGAAGCACCGATAGCTTTGGTCGGAAAAGGCATCACTTTTGATACGGGCGGCTATTCGCTCAAGCCGAAAGACGGCATTGTCGGCATGAAAGGGGATATGGGCGGAGCGGCCGCTGTGCTCGGCGCCATGCGTATTATCGGTGAATTAAAGCCTGCTAAAGATGTGGTAGCGGTCATTGCTTCTACCGACAATATGGTATCAGGCGATGCCTTCAAACCGGATGATGTCATCACATCGATGAGCGGCAAGACAATTGAAATTCTGAATACTGATGCTGAAGGACGTCTCGTATTGGCGGATGCCGTCACGTATGCCAAACAGCTCGGAGCAAGCCAAGTGGTGGATGTGGCGACGCTTACAGGCGGTGTTATTGTTGCGCTCGGTAAAGACAAAACGGGCGCATTGACGAACGATGAGGCGTTTTACAGCAAACTAGTAGATGTCTCAAAGCAGGCTGGGGAGTTTGTTTGGCAATTGCCGCTTACTGAAAGCGATAAAAAGCGGCTGCGCAAAAGCGATGTCGCAGACTTGAACAATTCACCCGGACGCGATGGGCATATGATATTCGGTGGTGGTTTTGTCGGTGAATTCGTTGGGGATACCCCGTGGATCCATCTCGATATCGCCGGAACATCCCACGCTGATGGAGCGTACGATCTGGGCCCTGCTGGAGGCACTGGCGCCATGGTCAGAACGCTGGCATTATTTGTGGAGAAGTTGGGTCACAAGGAATAAAAAAAACTGCAGCCAAATCGGCTGCAGTTTTTTTATTCGTTTTCTAGTTCTTCCTGCTGGTTGTTTTTGCGTTTTTCAATTGCTGTGCCCATATCGTCGCGCACGGTTTCTTCTGCGACTTTGATGCCTGTCATATAAGCAGCGCGGCCGATCAAATGGCCGGCGACGGGCTGTGTGATGAACAGAAAGGCGATAGCAATGACCATCTGGGTGTTGAAAATATCTTCCTTAAACCAAAAATGGACGAAGGTTCCGAGTAAGATGGACAATACACCAAGTGTCGAGCTCTTAGAGGCTGCGTGTGTCCGCGTATAGACATCCGGGAGTCTGATGAGCCCGAGGGCGGTGACGGCGCTAAATAGGACGCCAGTGCCGATTAAAACGATAATTAAGATATCAACGAGAATCTCGATCGAAAATCTCCCCTCTCTCTAGGAATTTCGCAAAGGCGGCAGTTCCGATAAAGGATAGAATACTCATCAGCAGAATGACCTCGAGGAAAAATTCTGTCTCAATGATCATCGACAATAAAGCAACAATCGATACGAGCGTCACGCCAATTGCATCGAGTGCAACAACGCGGTCTGCAACTGTCGGACCTTTAACGAGGCGGAACAATAAGCCAGCAAACGATATGCTGACGATGAACAGGGAAACCCAATAAAACATCATCATGTCCGGCTCACCTCCTGTATTGCGCGCTCAAACGTGTTCTTGATAGATGACACAGCGGAATCGATGTCCTCAAAATCCAAGGCATGGATGTACAGGCGTTTTTGGTCTTCGGAAATTCCGATGACCAAGGTCCCTGGTGTCAAAGTGATTAATGCTGACAGCAAAGTTACTTGCCAGTCGTTATTGAGTTCGGTTTCCATTTCAAAAATGGCCGGTTTGATGTTCATATTCGGGCTGATGACGATGGATAGCACCTGAATACTTGATTTGAAAAGCTCACGTAAGAATAACAAGAACAGCGAAATCACTGCCCAGATACGCAGGACGTATAGCCGTTTTGAAAAGAAGCGGCGCATCAGGATGATGATGCCAAGGCCGACCAAAAAGCCGATAACGAAGCCGGAAGGAGTGAACGACACGGTCATAAACATCCAGACGAGCGCCAGGAAAAAATTCAATAGAACTTGTAAAGACATATTGACCTACTCCTTTAATACCGCGTCAATATAGAGCGATGGGTTCAGCAGCACTTCACCTGCGTCCGAAACGAACGGCATGAAGAGTTCCGCGCCGGCGCCGAGCACAACGGTCAAGGCGACGAGTATAGCTGTCGGGACGAACATGGATAGATAATGTTTACGGTCAATCGAAACAATCTTCGCTGGCTCGCCCCAGAATGCATAGATGAAAATGCGCACGACACTGAGCAAGACCAGCAAGCTAGTCGCCAGAATCACCAGGCTGCCCCAAAAGTGGGTGCCTTCAAATCCACCTTGGACAATCAACAGTTTGCCCGGAAACCCGCTAAGCGGGGGAATGCCGGCAAGGCCGAATGCCGCAATGAGGAAGGTCCAGCCAAAGAGCGGATAGCTCTTGATCAAACCACCCATCTTGCGTAAATCGCTAGTACCGAAAATGACTGTCAAGATGCCCACCAACAAGAAAAGAGCCGCTTTGATCAGCATGTCGTGCACCAAATAGAAAATGGACCCTTCGACACCCGCCTCGTTCATTTGCGAGATGCCGAATAAGATGACGCCCACTGCGATAATGATGTTGTAGATAATAATCTTTTTGACATCAAAATATGCAAGGGCGCCGATGCAGCCAGCAAGGATTGTCAAAATGGCGATGATCGCCAGCAACTCATGGGTAAATCCAATATTCATCGTGAAGAACAGTGTATAAGTTCTCATGATGGCATAGACGCCGACTTTCGTCAGCAACGCGCCGAACAAGGCAAGAATGGCCATAGGCGGGGCAAAGTAAGATCCAGGCAGCCAGAAGTACAATGGGAAAATCGCCGCTTTAAAGCCGAAGACGACCAAGAACAAGACAGCAATAACTGTCAGGATGCCGACAGCTTCAATTTCTGGAATCTTGACAGCCAAATCGGCCATATTGAGTGTGCCGGTGACTGAGTACAGATAAGCGACAGCGGAAACGAACAATGCAGATGAAATGATGTTCACGAGCAAGTATTTGATGGATTCGCGCAGCTGTGGCTTTTCACCGCCGTGAACGATCAATGCATAAGAAGCCATCAACAACACTTCGATAAAGACGAATAAGTTGAAGATATCGCCTGTCGTGAACGCACCATTGACGCCGGTCATCAAGAACAAGACAGCTGGATAATAGTACGATTGCTCCCGCTTTACACCAATCGTTGGGATGCTGTAGAACAGCACGAACAACGTGACTAGTGTAGAACTGAGCACCAATAGCACCGACAACATATCGGATACCATGGAAATGCCGAACGGGGCAGGCCAGCTGCCGAGCGTCACGGCTTGAATGCCATCAGTAGAAACTTTTGAAAACAAGAACAGTGCCGAAACGAGTGTCGCACTAACACCGACAATCGCCACAGTGCGCTGCATGGACAATTTTTTCGGGAATAGCATCAAGATAGCGGCAAAAATCAACGGGATAACTATTGGGAATAAGGCTAAGTTACTCATAATCTTCTGTACCTCTCAATAGCTCCATATTGTCAGTGCCAAGTTCCTGATACGCTCGATAGGCGAGCACTAAGAAAAATGACGTGACCGCGAACGAGATGACAATCGCTGTCAGGATAAGTGCCTGTGGCAGGGGATCGGCATAATCACTTACCGAAACCCCATCCGCCACAACAGGCGGCGCCGTGCCGCCAAGGCCACCCATTGTTAACAACAATAGGTGCGCACCATGGCTCAAGAGGCCAGTGCCGATAATGATGCGGATTAAACTTTTCGATAGCATTAAATATACAGCCGCCATAAACAATAAGCCGATGGCAACCGACATGACTATTTCCATTATTCATCCTCTCCAATCGTTTGAATAATGGTCATCGTTACTCCTACAACAACCAAATAGACACCTAAATCAAATAACATTGCCGAGTGCAGAGAAGTTTTCCCAAACAGCGGCAAATCGAAATAATCGTAGGCATGTGTGAAAAATGGAACATCAAAAACGATCGATGCGCTGGCAGTTGCGATAGCAATCAACAAGCCGACCGCAGTCAGCACGACGTAATTGATCGGTACAATCTTTTTGACGGTCGGAAGGTCAAACGCCAGCATCAATAAGACGATGGCACTAGCGGTTAACAACCCTCCGACAAACCCTCCGCCAGGCGTGTAATGACCGGCGAAGAAAATATGGACAGCAAACATCAAGATGATGAAGGTCACCACTTTCGTGGCGGTTTGAAGCATGACATCATTTGTTCTCATGCTGACCCTCCTTTTTTGTGAGGCGAAGGCGGATCATGGTAATAATCCCAATGCCCGCAATGCCAAGCACGGCAATCTCGAACAAAGTATCAAATCCGCGGTAATCGACAAGGATGACGTTAACAATATTGCCGCCACCTGCTTCTTTGTACACGGTTTCTTTGTAGAATTCAGAAA
This is a stretch of genomic DNA from Planococcus maritimus. It encodes these proteins:
- a CDS encoding NAD(P)/FAD-dependent oxidoreductase; protein product: MKRPSILVLGAGYGGLTTVVNLQKEFGTDAADITLINKNEYHYESTWLHEAAAGTLLPEQVRYDIADVIDTGKVNFVQATVEGIDVDSKKVSTDNGEFTYDYLVIGLGFEGETFGIEGLDTYALSIANVKAARYIREHIEFQFATWSTEDVKNDSRLTIVVGGAGFTGIEFLGELANRVPELCKEYDVPREKVRVICVEAAPMVLPGFDPELVDYAVGHLQAKGIEFSIGTPVVEATPEGVKIKKNDDEFEFIYAGTVVWAAGVRGNRLIEETSIESMRARIKVEKDMRAPGYSDVFIVGDCALMINEETNRPYPPTAQIAMQQGERIAKNIKALAGEGSTEEFVPDLKGTVCSLGDEDAIGVVFGKKVTGKRASFMKKMIDNRALYMIGGPGLVLKKGKFKVL
- a CDS encoding NUDIX domain-containing protein; this encodes MSKSKRGDVWLGAAGLVVNQKNEWLVVKKRYGGLHGKWSLPAGFVEKDETVDQAALREVKEETGIDCRLLGMIGFRSGVIKGRISDNMAVFLLSPIEDGQAIQAQQEELYEAAWRTPAELSIDEDASVMLHEMASYIVEEGFEPIEDVDPGHIFGYTDYKLFFRHK
- a CDS encoding YuiA family protein: MTVFKKRATSNHCPYCAGQGYFQLRLGGSETCSCCSGSGKNK
- a CDS encoding YuiB family protein, yielding MNSSFTIVQLIISILLFYVMFFGIGFLLNMLLRMTWLMAVVYPVVILLVIDDVGVFDYFTAPGESFAMLGDTIRSLTGSDIAVLTAGFLGAVTSGFVMKILRKMGYQMF
- a CDS encoding divergent PAP2 family protein, translating into MELLSNTPLMIALFAIFFAQFVKIPIQYAVTRELNWGLFTSTGGMPSSHSAAVTSLTTAVAYEAGISSTVFAVSALFAVITMYDATGVRFQAGQQALTINRLRQDLNNFMEETRKWPSKKEEEKIEELKTLLGHKPSEVFMGALTGIALSVVFYSML
- a CDS encoding leucyl aminopeptidase — encoded protein: MEINVLKSTEHNEAEILIVGLSRHPENAEGWKELEKRFDGRLAQWIKAGLSFDSNSLSIYPTLTGDIPRVLFVGIGDRKKLTADDLRRSFGIAGKRLVKEKIRHAAIYTASFENGEVNGEQVAHAAAEGIQMGAYRFADYKTNSNEVDHRLESLSFLTDQSVDAIRQAAFVGTVHAEAVNEARTLVNMPANILTATAMADYARDLGETYGFETEILGGSEIEELGMGALLAVNQGSVEEPRLIVMKYKATDKFEAPIALVGKGITFDTGGYSLKPKDGIVGMKGDMGGAAAVLGAMRIIGELKPAKDVVAVIASTDNMVSGDAFKPDDVITSMSGKTIEILNTDAEGRLVLADAVTYAKQLGASQVVDVATLTGGVIVALGKDKTGALTNDEAFYSKLVDVSKQAGEFVWQLPLTESDKKRLRKSDVADLNNSPGRDGHMIFGGGFVGEFVGDTPWIHLDIAGTSHADGAYDLGPAGGTGAMVRTLALFVEKLGHKE
- the mnhG gene encoding monovalent cation/H(+) antiporter subunit G, translated to MEILVDILIIVLIGTGVLFSAVTALGLIRLPDVYTRTHAASKSSTLGVLSILLGTFVHFWFKEDIFNTQMVIAIAFLFITQPVAGHLIGRAAYMTGIKVAEETVRDDMGTAIEKRKNNQQEELENE
- a CDS encoding Na(+)/H(+) antiporter subunit F1, whose amino-acid sequence is MMMFYWVSLFIVSISFAGLLFRLVKGPTVADRVVALDAIGVTLVSIVALLSMIIETEFFLEVILLMSILSFIGTAAFAKFLERGEIFDRDSR
- a CDS encoding Na+/H+ antiporter subunit E, which translates into the protein MSLQVLLNFFLALVWMFMTVSFTPSGFVIGFLVGLGIIILMRRFFSKRLYVLRIWAVISLFLLFLRELFKSSIQVLSIVISPNMNIKPAIFEMETELNNDWQVTLLSALITLTPGTLVIGISEDQKRLYIHALDFEDIDSAVSSIKNTFERAIQEVSRT
- a CDS encoding Na+/H+ antiporter subunit D: MSNLALFPIVIPLIFAAILMLFPKKLSMQRTVAIVGVSATLVSALFLFSKVSTDGIQAVTLGSWPAPFGISMVSDMLSVLLVLSSTLVTLFVLFYSIPTIGVKREQSYYYPAVLFLMTGVNGAFTTGDIFNLFVFIEVLLMASYALIVHGGEKPQLRESIKYLLVNIISSALFVSAVAYLYSVTGTLNMADLAVKIPEIEAVGILTVIAVLFLVVFGFKAAIFPLYFWLPGSYFAPPMAILALFGALLTKVGVYAIMRTYTLFFTMNIGFTHELLAIIAILTILAGCIGALAYFDVKKIIIYNIIIAVGVILFGISQMNEAGVEGSIFYLVHDMLIKAALFLLVGILTVIFGTSDLRKMGGLIKSYPLFGWTFLIAAFGLAGIPPLSGFPGKLLIVQGGFEGTHFWGSLVILATSLLVLLSVVRIFIYAFWGEPAKIVSIDRKHYLSMFVPTAILVALTVVLGAGAELFMPFVSDAGEVLLNPSLYIDAVLKE
- a CDS encoding Na(+)/H(+) antiporter subunit C is translated as MEIVMSVAIGLLFMAAVYLMLSKSLIRIIIGTGLLSHGAHLLLLTMGGLGGTAPPVVADGVSVSDYADPLPQALILTAIVISFAVTSFFLVLAYRAYQELGTDNMELLRGTEDYE
- a CDS encoding Na(+)/H(+) antiporter subunit B encodes the protein MRTNDVMLQTATKVVTFIILMFAVHIFFAGHYTPGGGFVGGLLTASAIVLLMLAFDLPTVKKIVPINYVVLTAVGLLIAIATASASIVFDVPFFTHAYDYFDLPLFGKTSLHSAMLFDLGVYLVVVGVTMTIIQTIGEDE